A genomic region of Pseudomonas abietaniphila contains the following coding sequences:
- a CDS encoding TraR/DksA family transcriptional regulator produces the protein MTKEKLLAMPADDYMNAEQHAFFVKLLQDMKVEIHERIEQSRIAIESLDTPADPADAASVEEERHWLVNVIDRDQRMLPQLEMALTRIAEDTFGWCDDSGEPIGLKRLLISPTTKYCIEAQERHEQIDRHQRQA, from the coding sequence ATGACCAAGGAAAAGTTGCTGGCGATGCCGGCCGATGACTACATGAACGCGGAGCAACACGCTTTCTTCGTCAAGCTGTTGCAAGACATGAAAGTGGAAATCCACGAGCGCATCGAGCAGAGCCGTATCGCTATCGAAAGCCTGGACACCCCGGCCGATCCCGCTGACGCTGCTTCCGTCGAAGAAGAGCGTCATTGGCTGGTCAACGTGATCGACCGCGATCAGCGCATGCTTCCGCAGCTGGAAATGGCCCTGACGCGTATCGCCGAAGACACCTTTGGCTGGTGCGATGACAGTGGTGAGCCGATCGGTTTGAAGCGTCTGCTGATCAGCCCGACCACCAAGTACTGCATCGAAGCCCAGGAACGCCACGAACAGATCGACCGCCACCAGCGTCAGGCCTGA
- a CDS encoding Na+/H+ antiporter subunit C: MEEVIAIAIGVLAASGVWLILRPRTFQVVMGLCLLSYGVNLFIFSMGSLFIGKEPIIKDGVPHDLLNYTDPLPQALVLTAIVISFAMTALFLVVLLASRGLTGNDHVDGRESSE; the protein is encoded by the coding sequence ATGGAAGAAGTCATCGCCATTGCCATTGGCGTGCTCGCCGCCTCCGGCGTCTGGTTGATCCTGCGCCCACGGACGTTTCAGGTGGTCATGGGCCTGTGTCTGCTGTCGTATGGCGTCAACCTGTTCATCTTCAGCATGGGCAGTCTGTTCATCGGCAAGGAGCCGATCATCAAGGACGGCGTGCCCCATGACCTGCTCAATTACACCGATCCCCTGCCCCAGGCGCTGGTGCTGACCGCCATCGTGATCAGCTTCGCCATGACCGCGCTGTTCCTGGTGGTGCTGCTGGCGTCCCGTGGACTGACCGGCAACGACCACGTCGACGGTCGGGAGAGCAGTGAATGA
- a CDS encoding Na+/H+ antiporter subunit E, whose amino-acid sequence MKRLLPAPLLSLSLWALWLLLNLSLSVGNLLLGALLGFLAPIMFAPLRPLPARIRKPGVAFKLFWVVGRDVITSNLQVAWAVLRARHKPPRSAFIKVPLDLHDAHGLAALSMICTVVPGTVWSELALDRSVLLLHVFDLGDEAQFIEHFKTTYERPLMEIFQ is encoded by the coding sequence ATGAAGCGTCTATTGCCGGCGCCGCTGTTATCGCTGTCGCTGTGGGCCTTGTGGTTGCTGCTCAACCTGTCGCTGAGTGTCGGCAATCTGCTGCTCGGCGCACTGCTGGGTTTTCTCGCGCCGATCATGTTCGCCCCCCTTCGCCCTTTGCCTGCGCGCATCCGCAAGCCCGGCGTGGCCTTCAAATTGTTCTGGGTGGTCGGGCGTGATGTGATCACGTCAAATCTGCAGGTGGCGTGGGCCGTGTTGCGTGCGCGCCACAAACCGCCGCGTTCTGCGTTTATCAAGGTGCCGCTGGACTTGCACGATGCTCACGGCCTGGCGGCGCTGTCGATGATTTGTACCGTGGTGCCCGGCACGGTGTGGTCGGAGCTGGCACTGGACCGCAGCGTGCTGCTGCTCCACGTGTTCGACCTGGGTGACGAAGCGCAGTTTATCGAGCACTTCAAGACCACCTACGAACGCCCGTTGATGGAGATTTTTCAATGA
- the tusA gene encoding sulfurtransferase TusA translates to MSDSIESLAVDAVLDATGLNCPEPVMMLHQKVRDLPAGGLLKVIATDPSTQRDIPKFCVFLDHELVEKQAADGVYLYWIRKKQG, encoded by the coding sequence ATGTCTGATTCCATCGAAAGCCTTGCCGTCGACGCCGTCCTCGACGCGACCGGTCTCAATTGCCCGGAACCTGTGATGATGCTGCACCAGAAGGTACGCGACCTGCCGGCCGGCGGTTTGCTGAAGGTCATCGCCACCGACCCTTCGACCCAGCGGGACATTCCCAAGTTCTGCGTTTTTCTGGACCACGAACTGGTTGAAAAGCAGGCCGCCGATGGCGTGTACCTGTACTGGATTCGCAAGAAACAGGGCTGA
- a CDS encoding methyl-accepting chemotaxis protein, with amino-acid sequence MQSLALCGLFAAMAWGDVSVYACLPLGLVTLWLPRLLTSRAVVAPRAVEEDAIGKLTRDLSRSTSHNALSAAAVAFSVKQLAGKLQSQVDAAEQIVSSADVMIATERATSSLSQQALSAASEARQSSDAGLTVLNESIALMHRLSERADNSRQLIEALSQRSEDIQRVTAVIQSIASQTNLLALNAAIEAARAGEQGRGFAVVADEVRGLAGRTATATSEVGDMVTDIQQRTAQVVEQIRQLSGDLNGGVEHVEMTGQQLASIARLAAGVEGQVNEIALGAQTNQAQLSSLFVAVEQMRSDLAISDDQTRQLAKSAVQMEGQAETISERLAEVGLDDYHQRVYDLAREGANQIAQQFERDLDQRRVSLEDLFDRSYQPIANTSPTKYQTRFDRYTDQVLPVIQEPLLSRHEGLVFAIACTQQGYVPTHNQAFSKPLTGDTAVDAVNNRTKRKFDDRTGIRCGSHQQPVLLQTYTRDTGELMHDLSVPIMVKGRHWGGLRLGYKPESGTGTFR; translated from the coding sequence ATGCAGAGCCTTGCGCTGTGCGGGCTGTTCGCGGCCATGGCGTGGGGCGATGTGTCGGTGTATGCCTGCCTGCCGCTGGGCCTGGTGACGCTGTGGTTGCCGCGTCTGCTCACATCGCGTGCGGTGGTCGCGCCACGCGCCGTTGAGGAAGACGCCATCGGCAAGCTGACCCGCGATCTTTCCCGCAGCACCAGCCACAATGCGCTGTCTGCGGCAGCGGTGGCGTTTTCGGTCAAGCAACTGGCGGGCAAGCTGCAGTCTCAGGTCGACGCTGCCGAGCAGATCGTCAGCAGTGCCGACGTGATGATCGCCACCGAGCGCGCGACGTCCTCCCTCAGCCAGCAAGCCCTGAGCGCCGCCAGCGAAGCGCGGCAAAGCAGCGATGCGGGGCTGACCGTACTCAACGAATCCATCGCCTTGATGCATCGGCTCAGCGAGCGCGCCGACAACAGCCGGCAGTTGATCGAAGCCCTCAGCCAGCGCAGCGAAGACATCCAGCGGGTGACGGCCGTGATTCAGTCAATCGCCAGCCAGACCAACCTGCTGGCCCTCAACGCCGCCATCGAAGCCGCCAGGGCCGGTGAACAGGGGCGCGGGTTCGCCGTGGTCGCCGACGAGGTGCGCGGTCTGGCGGGTCGTACCGCAACGGCCACCAGCGAGGTCGGGGACATGGTGACCGACATTCAGCAACGCACCGCGCAGGTGGTCGAACAGATCCGCCAGCTTTCCGGCGACCTGAATGGCGGTGTCGAGCACGTGGAAATGACCGGGCAGCAGCTGGCCAGCATTGCGCGACTCGCGGCGGGTGTGGAAGGGCAGGTCAATGAGATCGCCCTGGGCGCGCAGACCAATCAGGCGCAATTGAGCAGCCTCTTCGTCGCCGTGGAACAGATGCGCAGTGACCTGGCCATCAGCGACGACCAGACGCGCCAACTGGCCAAATCGGCGGTGCAGATGGAAGGGCAGGCGGAGACGATCAGTGAGCGCCTGGCGGAGGTCGGACTGGACGATTATCACCAGCGTGTTTATGACCTCGCGCGAGAGGGGGCCAACCAGATTGCGCAACAGTTCGAACGCGACCTCGACCAGCGACGCGTGAGTCTGGAAGACTTGTTCGACCGGTCGTATCAACCCATCGCCAACACGTCCCCGACCAAATACCAGACCCGCTTCGACCGCTATACCGATCAGGTGCTGCCGGTCATTCAGGAGCCGTTGCTGTCGCGTCATGAGGGCCTCGTGTTTGCCATCGCCTGCACCCAGCAAGGCTATGTGCCGACCCACAACCAGGCGTTCAGCAAGCCGTTGACAGGCGATACCGCCGTCGACGCCGTAAACAACCGCACCAAGCGCAAATTCGACGATCGGACGGGCATCCGCTGCGGCAGCCATCAGCAACCCGTGCTGCTGCAGACGTACACCCGGGACACCGGTGAGTTGATGCACGATCTGTCGGTGCCCATCATGGTCAAAGGAAGGCATTGGGGTGGTCTGCGTCTGGGCTACAAGCCCGAAAGCGGAACCGGCACCTTCCGTTGA
- a CDS encoding monovalent cation/H+ antiporter subunit A → MSLIVLLLLPFIGSCLAALLPHNARNSESILAGLIALIGAIQVALWYPQIAHGGVIREEFFWVPSLGLNFVLRLDGFAWLFSMLVLGIGTLVSLYARYYMSPDDPVPRFFSFFLAFMGAMLGLVMSGNLIQIVFFWELTSVFSFLLIGYWHHRADARRGAYMALMVTGAGGLALLVGVMLLGHVVGSYDLDRVLASGDAIRAHALYPVLLTLVLIGALSKSAQFPFHFWLPHAMAAPTPVSAYLHSATMVKAGVFLLARLWPALSGSEQWFWIVSGAGACTLVMGAYAAIFQTDLKGLLAYSTLSHLGLITLLLGLNSPLAAVAAVFHILNHATFKASLFMAAGIIDHESGTRDIRKLSGLIKLMPYTATLAMVASAAMAGVPLLNGFLSKEMFFAETVFITSTAWVEAALPVIATVAGTFSVAYSLRFTVDVFFGPKANNLPHTPHEPPRWMRVPVELLVLACLIVGIFPAQSVGPLLAAAAQPVVGGTLPEYSLAIWHGLNAPMIMSLIAMGAGILLYLLLRKPIKRERFVGPPLIWRLNGKRLFERVLILKLRVARTLEGLLTTRRLQAQLFLMVTVALIAGFVPMYENGLSWGDRPKIPGSGVFVMLWLIAIACAVGAAWQAKYHRLAAVTMVGVCGLMTCVTFVWFSAPDLALTQLAVEVVTTVLILLGLRWLPRRNENVAPTTRSRSRARVRRVRDFILAVGVGGGMALLSYAMLTRPTPNTISEFYLSRALAQGGGTNAVNVMLVDFRGFDTFGEITVLAVVALTVFALLRRFRPPKESIALPAQQRLLARDVVTDLVNPRHATDTALGFMMVPAVLVRLLLPVAFVVSMYLFMRGHNQPGGGFVAGLVMSVAFILQYMVAGTQWVEANMSLRPLRWMGTGLFFALITGLGSMALGYPFMTTHTAHLHLPLLGDVHVASALFFDIGVYAVVVGSTLLILTALAHQSVRSHRPTSLPQPIEPAAPTPTQGAI, encoded by the coding sequence ATGTCCCTGATAGTTCTACTGCTTCTGCCTTTCATCGGCAGCTGTCTGGCGGCGCTTTTGCCGCACAACGCACGCAACAGTGAATCCATCCTGGCGGGCCTGATCGCCCTGATCGGCGCGATTCAAGTTGCGCTCTGGTACCCGCAGATCGCCCACGGCGGCGTCATTCGTGAAGAATTTTTCTGGGTCCCCAGCCTGGGGCTGAACTTCGTGCTGCGCCTAGACGGGTTCGCCTGGTTGTTCTCCATGCTGGTGCTGGGCATCGGGACGCTGGTATCGCTGTACGCGCGTTACTACATGTCGCCGGACGATCCAGTGCCGCGATTCTTCTCGTTTTTCCTCGCGTTCATGGGCGCCATGCTTGGGTTGGTCATGTCCGGCAACCTGATCCAGATCGTGTTTTTCTGGGAGCTGACCAGCGTCTTCTCATTCCTTTTGATTGGCTATTGGCACCACCGCGCCGACGCCCGCCGTGGCGCCTATATGGCGTTGATGGTGACGGGGGCTGGCGGACTCGCGCTGTTGGTCGGCGTCATGCTGCTCGGGCACGTGGTCGGCAGCTACGACCTGGACCGGGTGCTGGCCTCAGGCGACGCGATCCGTGCCCACGCGCTGTACCCGGTCTTGCTGACCTTGGTTCTGATCGGCGCGCTGAGCAAGAGCGCGCAGTTCCCCTTCCATTTCTGGCTGCCACACGCCATGGCCGCGCCAACGCCGGTGTCGGCGTATCTGCACTCCGCGACCATGGTCAAGGCCGGCGTGTTCTTGCTGGCGCGGCTCTGGCCTGCGTTATCCGGCAGCGAGCAGTGGTTCTGGATCGTCAGCGGTGCGGGCGCCTGTACGTTGGTGATGGGTGCCTACGCGGCCATTTTCCAGACCGACCTCAAGGGCTTGCTCGCCTACTCCACCCTCAGCCACCTGGGATTGATCACTCTGCTCTTGGGTCTCAATAGCCCGCTGGCTGCCGTCGCGGCGGTGTTTCACATCCTCAATCACGCGACCTTCAAGGCGTCGCTGTTCATGGCGGCAGGGATCATCGACCACGAAAGCGGCACTCGGGACATCCGCAAACTCAGTGGCCTGATCAAGCTGATGCCTTACACCGCGACGCTGGCGATGGTCGCCAGCGCGGCGATGGCCGGTGTGCCGCTGCTCAACGGTTTTCTGTCCAAAGAAATGTTCTTCGCCGAAACCGTGTTCATCACCTCGACGGCCTGGGTGGAGGCCGCCCTCCCGGTGATAGCCACCGTGGCGGGGACCTTCAGCGTCGCTTATTCCCTGCGTTTCACCGTCGATGTGTTCTTCGGCCCGAAAGCCAACAATCTGCCACACACGCCGCACGAGCCTCCACGCTGGATGCGTGTGCCGGTCGAGTTGCTGGTGCTGGCCTGCCTGATCGTGGGGATTTTCCCGGCCCAATCGGTCGGTCCATTGCTGGCCGCCGCGGCCCAGCCTGTGGTGGGCGGCACCTTGCCTGAGTACAGCCTGGCGATCTGGCACGGCCTGAATGCCCCGATGATCATGAGCCTGATTGCCATGGGCGCGGGCATCCTGCTGTATCTGCTGCTGCGCAAACCGATCAAGCGCGAGCGTTTCGTCGGCCCGCCGCTGATCTGGCGTTTGAACGGCAAGCGACTGTTTGAGCGCGTATTGATCCTCAAGCTGCGGGTCGCACGGACGCTGGAAGGCTTGCTGACCACTCGACGCCTGCAAGCGCAATTGTTCCTGATGGTGACTGTCGCGCTGATCGCAGGCTTTGTGCCGATGTACGAAAACGGCCTGAGCTGGGGTGATCGGCCAAAAATTCCGGGTTCCGGCGTGTTCGTCATGCTCTGGTTAATCGCCATTGCTTGCGCCGTGGGTGCGGCCTGGCAGGCCAAATACCACCGGCTTGCCGCCGTGACCATGGTCGGGGTCTGCGGCTTGATGACCTGCGTGACCTTCGTCTGGTTCTCCGCGCCTGACCTGGCGCTGACCCAACTGGCCGTCGAAGTGGTGACCACGGTGTTGATCCTGCTGGGCCTGCGCTGGCTGCCACGGCGTAACGAGAACGTTGCCCCAACGACTCGCTCACGCAGCCGCGCGCGAGTGCGCCGGGTACGCGACTTCATTCTCGCCGTGGGCGTTGGTGGCGGCATGGCGCTGTTGTCTTACGCGATGCTGACGCGCCCGACCCCGAACACGATTTCAGAGTTTTACCTGAGTCGCGCACTGGCCCAGGGCGGCGGTACCAATGCCGTCAACGTGATGCTGGTGGACTTCCGCGGCTTCGACACGTTTGGCGAAATCACCGTGCTGGCGGTGGTTGCCCTGACGGTGTTCGCCCTGCTGCGACGCTTCCGCCCACCGAAAGAAAGCATCGCACTGCCTGCCCAACAACGTCTGCTGGCCCGCGACGTGGTCACCGACCTGGTCAACCCGCGGCACGCAACCGACACGGCGCTGGGCTTCATGATGGTCCCGGCGGTGCTGGTGCGCCTGCTGCTGCCGGTGGCCTTCGTGGTGTCGATGTACCTGTTCATGCGCGGCCATAACCAACCGGGAGGCGGCTTCGTTGCCGGCCTCGTGATGTCGGTCGCGTTCATTCTCCAATACATGGTCGCTGGCACGCAGTGGGTCGAGGCCAACATGAGCCTGCGACCGTTGCGCTGGATGGGCACCGGTCTGTTCTTTGCGCTCATTACCGGGCTGGGCTCGATGGCGCTGGGCTACCCGTTCATGACCACGCATACCGCGCACCTGCACCTCCCGTTGCTGGGTGATGTGCACGTCGCCAGTGCACTGTTTTTCGACATCGGCGTGTACGCCGTGGTGGTCGGTTCGACGCTGTTGATTCTGACCGCACTGGCGCACCAGTCAGTGCGCAGCCATCGCCCGACCTCGTTGCCGCAGCCGATCGAACCCGCCGCGCCCACCCCGACACAAGGAGCCATCTGA
- a CDS encoding monovalent cation/H+ antiporter subunit D, translating into MSLMNQLIVAPILLPVLTAALMLWLGEKHRPLKARINLLSTALGLAISITLMMWVQKTGTTGSIGVYLPGNWESPFGIVLVVDHLSALMMVLTGIVAFCALLFALARWDRAGASFHVLFQIQLMGLYGAFLTADLFNLFVFFEVLLAASYGLMLHGSGRARVSAGLHYITINLLASSLFLIGAALIYGVTGTLNLADLAVKIPQVSQADIGLLHAGAAILAVAFLAKAGMWPLNFWLVPAYSAASAPVAALFALMTKVGAYTLLRLWTLLFSGQAGDSAFFGGDWLIWGGMATLAVAAISVVAAQRLERMASLSILVSAGILLSAIGFGQPSLTSGALFYLVSSTLALSALFLLAELVERSRSANEIPLEDDADQLPKAMESLHPVPGTNLDDEQKAVVGQVIPWTMAFLGLSFIVCALLIIGMPPLSGFLGKLTLISALLNPLGLDVAKDEAIRADSWTLVALLIVSGLASLFAFVRVGIKRFWTAQDRPSPALRRNECIPIALLLCACIVLTFKAQALLRYTQDTAQALHDPQQYVLSVMAAKPTPGPTTAATEVQP; encoded by the coding sequence ATGAGTCTGATGAACCAACTGATCGTCGCACCGATCCTGTTGCCGGTGCTGACCGCCGCACTGATGCTCTGGCTCGGCGAGAAACACCGGCCGCTGAAGGCACGCATCAACCTGCTGTCGACGGCCCTCGGTCTGGCGATCTCGATCACGCTGATGATGTGGGTGCAGAAGACAGGCACCACCGGCTCGATTGGCGTGTACCTGCCGGGCAACTGGGAATCACCCTTTGGCATCGTGCTGGTGGTCGATCATCTGTCGGCGCTGATGATGGTGCTGACCGGCATTGTCGCCTTCTGTGCCCTTCTGTTTGCGCTGGCACGCTGGGACCGGGCGGGTGCGAGCTTCCATGTGCTGTTCCAAATTCAACTCATGGGGTTGTACGGCGCCTTTCTGACCGCCGACCTGTTCAACCTGTTCGTGTTCTTCGAGGTGCTGCTGGCGGCGTCCTACGGCTTGATGCTGCACGGTTCGGGACGCGCGCGGGTGTCGGCGGGTCTGCATTACATCACCATCAACTTGCTGGCTTCGTCGTTGTTCCTGATTGGCGCGGCATTGATCTACGGGGTCACCGGCACGTTGAACCTGGCTGATCTTGCTGTGAAGATCCCCCAGGTTTCACAGGCGGATATCGGGCTTCTGCACGCAGGTGCCGCGATTCTGGCCGTGGCGTTTCTGGCCAAGGCTGGCATGTGGCCGTTGAACTTCTGGCTCGTGCCCGCCTACTCCGCCGCGAGCGCGCCGGTGGCGGCGTTGTTTGCGCTGATGACCAAGGTCGGTGCCTATACGCTGCTGCGTCTGTGGACCCTGTTGTTCTCGGGGCAGGCCGGTGACTCGGCGTTCTTCGGCGGCGACTGGCTGATCTGGGGCGGCATGGCCACGCTGGCCGTCGCGGCGATTTCCGTGGTCGCCGCCCAGCGTCTGGAGCGCATGGCGAGCCTGAGCATTCTGGTGTCGGCCGGCATTCTGCTGTCGGCCATTGGCTTCGGGCAGCCGAGCCTGACCTCCGGCGCGCTGTTCTATCTGGTCAGCTCGACCCTGGCGCTGAGCGCGTTGTTCCTGCTGGCTGAACTGGTTGAACGCTCGCGCTCGGCCAATGAAATCCCGCTGGAAGACGATGCCGACCAACTGCCGAAAGCCATGGAGTCGCTGCACCCGGTGCCGGGCACCAACCTGGATGACGAACAAAAAGCCGTCGTCGGCCAGGTGATTCCATGGACGATGGCCTTCCTGGGACTGAGCTTCATCGTGTGCGCGCTGCTGATCATCGGCATGCCGCCGCTGTCGGGGTTTCTCGGCAAACTCACCTTGATCAGCGCCCTGCTCAACCCGTTGGGCCTGGATGTGGCGAAAGACGAGGCCATTCGCGCGGACAGCTGGACGCTGGTGGCCTTGCTGATCGTGTCGGGGCTCGCGTCGCTGTTCGCCTTCGTGCGGGTCGGCATCAAGCGTTTCTGGACCGCGCAGGATCGACCGTCGCCCGCGTTGCGACGTAACGAGTGCATCCCGATCGCCTTGCTGCTCTGCGCGTGCATCGTACTCACGTTCAAGGCTCAGGCGCTGTTGCGCTACACCCAGGACACCGCTCAGGCGTTGCACGACCCTCAGCAGTACGTGCTGTCGGTCATGGCCGCCAAACCGACTCCCGGCCCCACCACTGCTGCAACGGAGGTGCAGCCATGA
- a CDS encoding K+/H+ antiporter subunit F produces the protein MSPLLTYAILFSLSVFTVAMVLTLIRLFKGPSAQDRVLALDYLYILAMLMMLVLGIRYASDTYFEAALLIALFGFVGSFALAKFLLRGEVIE, from the coding sequence ATGAGCCCGCTGCTCACCTACGCCATCCTGTTCAGCTTGTCGGTGTTCACGGTCGCGATGGTGCTGACCCTGATTCGCCTGTTCAAAGGCCCCTCTGCCCAGGACCGGGTACTGGCGCTGGACTATCTGTACATCCTCGCCATGCTGATGATGCTGGTGCTTGGGATTCGCTACGCCAGCGACACGTATTTCGAAGCGGCGCTGTTGATTGCATTGTTTGGTTTCGTGGGCTCATTCGCCCTGGCGAAGTTCCTGCTGCGCGGCGAGGTGATCGAATGA
- a CDS encoding Na+/H+ antiporter subunit G, with amino-acid sequence MNSLYVLPFCAEVLTAVLLVVSSLFALVGAVGLLGMKDFFQRMHPPALASTLGAWCVALASIVYFSAMKEAPVLHAWLIPILLAVTVPVTTLLLARTGLFRKRMAGDGDVPPEVSEGRHEGK; translated from the coding sequence ATGAATTCGTTGTACGTGTTGCCGTTCTGTGCGGAAGTGCTGACGGCGGTGCTGCTGGTGGTGAGCAGTCTGTTTGCGCTGGTCGGTGCGGTGGGGCTGCTGGGGATGAAGGATTTTTTTCAGCGCATGCACCCGCCTGCTCTGGCCTCGACCCTCGGTGCGTGGTGTGTGGCGCTGGCCTCGATCGTATATTTCTCGGCGATGAAGGAAGCCCCGGTTCTGCATGCCTGGCTGATCCCGATCCTGTTGGCGGTCACGGTGCCGGTGACAACCTTGCTGTTGGCCCGGACGGGGTTGTTTCGCAAGCGTATGGCGGGGGATGGGGATGTGCCGCCGGAGGTGAGCGAAGGGCGGCACGAGGGGAAGTGA
- a CDS encoding DUF2789 domain-containing protein yields the protein MELTPPTLATLFEQLGLESDQASIDAFVSAHSLPDDVKLIDADFWTPQQARFLKEELHVDAEWAPVVDELNELLHSAKAD from the coding sequence ATGGAACTTACCCCACCGACACTTGCGACGTTGTTCGAACAGTTGGGCCTTGAATCCGATCAGGCCAGCATCGACGCGTTTGTCAGCGCCCATTCGTTGCCCGATGACGTGAAACTGATTGATGCGGACTTCTGGACCCCGCAACAGGCGCGCTTTCTGAAAGAGGAACTGCACGTAGACGCCGAATGGGCGCCCGTCGTGGACGAGCTCAACGAACTGCTCCATTCGGCCAAAGCCGACTAA
- a CDS encoding T6SS phospholipase effector Tle1-like catalytic domain-containing protein, whose protein sequence is MTALFAKTGSGSAASALSATVRIGVFFDGTGNNRVNSQIGADCQAMAEIYNNAHIKECGGRHSDPGSSYSNDLTNIARLAELYRCQPKAFNAGDGLRVYHAVYVGGVGTTSGGRDSKVSGQGFGRGNTGVVAKVYRGVKKIGDVLDHFETDNPGCVIAALELDLFGFSRGAASARHFANEVLKGTRGALESILNPRKLPLATGFSWDSGCVRLKVIGLFDTVAAVGGISDLGNVRDGVNTRVNLFLPPGCAQQILHLVAADEHRRNFALNSVAPDWPREIVVPGSHSDVGGGYHAQSVEKIALTRPRRSQVSVDTPFDTTDAWRETHAEMVRVDAQRWIDPLDDTASMGVECIERMAQRGSGTKSVVATVMLERRVFGHLSRVYLRVMHALACDEGVPFQPVPDSPDLSLPPELREVAVKLIAHARGEGVSLSDSDLQMLYRRYIHCSAHWNSTLGRRGTLVDSLFLHAPAREGRLRFPNQCQSGNPH, encoded by the coding sequence ATGACAGCATTATTTGCAAAAACAGGTTCAGGCTCCGCGGCGAGCGCGTTGAGCGCCACCGTGCGCATCGGCGTGTTCTTTGACGGGACAGGCAATAACCGCGTCAATAGCCAGATTGGCGCCGACTGCCAGGCGATGGCCGAAATTTATAACAATGCTCACATCAAGGAATGCGGTGGTCGGCATTCCGATCCCGGCAGCAGTTACAGCAATGACCTCACTAATATTGCCCGGCTGGCCGAGTTATATCGGTGTCAGCCTAAGGCCTTTAATGCCGGGGATGGATTGCGGGTGTATCACGCCGTTTATGTCGGAGGCGTGGGTACAACTTCCGGCGGTCGAGATTCCAAAGTATCCGGGCAGGGCTTCGGGCGAGGCAATACCGGCGTGGTGGCGAAAGTGTACCGAGGCGTCAAAAAGATTGGCGATGTACTCGATCACTTTGAAACCGACAATCCGGGGTGCGTGATCGCGGCGCTCGAGCTGGATCTGTTCGGCTTCAGCCGCGGTGCGGCATCCGCCCGCCATTTTGCCAATGAAGTGCTCAAAGGAACGCGTGGTGCCCTTGAGTCGATCCTCAATCCTCGCAAGCTGCCGCTGGCCACAGGCTTCTCCTGGGACAGCGGCTGCGTACGTTTGAAAGTGATCGGGCTGTTCGACACCGTTGCGGCGGTGGGTGGCATTTCCGACCTGGGTAACGTCCGCGATGGGGTCAACACGCGGGTCAATCTGTTTTTGCCCCCGGGGTGTGCGCAGCAGATTCTGCACCTGGTTGCGGCCGACGAGCACCGACGTAATTTCGCCTTGAACAGTGTGGCCCCTGACTGGCCACGCGAAATCGTCGTGCCGGGGAGTCATTCCGATGTCGGCGGCGGATACCACGCTCAATCGGTGGAAAAGATTGCACTGACCCGGCCGCGTCGCAGCCAGGTCAGCGTAGACACGCCATTCGATACAACGGATGCCTGGCGGGAAACCCACGCCGAGATGGTCCGCGTGGATGCGCAGCGCTGGATCGATCCGCTGGACGACACGGCATCGATGGGGGTGGAGTGCATCGAGCGAATGGCGCAACGCGGGTCAGGCACGAAGAGCGTAGTGGCGACCGTGATGTTGGAGCGCCGGGTGTTCGGTCATCTGTCCAGGGTTTACCTGCGCGTGATGCACGCGTTGGCGTGCGACGAAGGCGTGCCGTTTCAGCCGGTTCCGGATTCGCCGGACCTGAGCCTGCCGCCAGAGTTGCGGGAGGTCGCCGTTAAACTGATTGCTCATGCGCGTGGGGAGGGCGTGTCATTGAGCGACAGCGATCTGCAGATGCTGTACCGACGATACATTCATTGCTCGGCGCATTGGAACAGCACGTTGGGGCGCCGTGGCACGCTGGTCGACAGCCTGTTTCTGCATGCCCCTGCACGTGAAGGACGGCTACGGTTTCCAAACCAGTGTCAGTCGGGCAATCCGCATTAG